One Bos taurus isolate L1 Dominette 01449 registration number 42190680 breed Hereford chromosome 14, ARS-UCD2.0, whole genome shotgun sequence genomic region harbors:
- the LY6K gene encoding lymphocyte antigen 6K, whose translation MITLLALLLVLGLPQVASNLTVSGRQDAVLRCHVCEKENSFECQGPENCDNGSTYCISAAVRVFPRFFLISKQCALNCGMNEAFSQMARSFVLVKPTPFLYLACCTSSLCNIQKPIIRENTEDAYLKFIKGQGWGSSSGLMPFLTLASALLGLRLP comes from the exons ATGATAACCCTCCTTGCTTTGCTTCTGGTCTTGGGCCTGCCACAGGTGGCGAGCAATCTCACCGTGTCTGGAAGACAAG ATGCTGTCCTGAGGTGTCACGTTTGTGAGAAGGAGAACAGTTTTGAATGCCAAGGGCCAGAAAACTGTGACAATGGCTCTACATACTGTATCTCTGCCGCCGTGA GAGTATTTCCACGGTTCTTCCTTATTTCCAAGCAGTGTGCACTGAACTGTGGGATGAATGAGGCATTTTCACAGATGGCCAGGTCATTCGTGCTCGTAAAGCCCACACCCTTTCTGTACCTGGCGTGCTGTACATCCAGCCTGTGCAACATCCAGAAACCAATCATCAGAGAAAACACAGAAGATGCTTACTTGAAGTTCAtcaaggggcagggctggggcagcaGCTCCGGGCTGATGCCTTTCCTGACACTGGCTTCTGCGCTCCTGGGCCTCAGGCTGCCGTGA